A portion of the Colius striatus isolate bColStr4 chromosome 1, bColStr4.1.hap1, whole genome shotgun sequence genome contains these proteins:
- the RAI2 gene encoding retinoic acid-induced protein 2 gives MEELYKDTPNLPMDVTSSPSAMANNKLENGVAQLITAEAWNINSADLMKKALSPLVTVPTPSILTPPAESQSGGVALKVAATVLQPICLGDSPVVLPIHLQVAGSAAPQMPATNTATPYVMTTQGPVPLPVLLEQHVFQHLNSPLVLPPGAACPASPLHAGLFPSAAAPVGQPQLLDPKPSGQAQEPVLPPVFQTPGFAAVLQDLFPSQGTLGSAPCQPPPDYAALPPQAFSSPLSPLVPPATLLVPYPVIVPLPVPVPIPIPVPIPMPHGAETKAAPDPPKPSLFTPHSCKGTQTALEKEETKPFDLLHPREFPQLSRHTVIKMGGENEALDLSMKGPPAPRAGEAALPPPPPPEDGALDLSLASCRKPGGPLGEVASTGPASAAETSAHPAPDKLAGPAAPFAPCKPQEGSGKTEGRAAGGGPAELLRQPQKWLVEQAGRAGCEPKAGNNIEIVSTSQTAKVIVSVKDAVPTIFCGKIKGLSGVSTKNFSFKRDLPQDSVLQCYDVKSPPEPRDSAEALRKPVKNRSVKLKKMNSPEIHILPIKKQRLAAFFPRK, from the coding sequence ATGGAGGAGCTGTACAAGGACACTCCGAACCTGCCCATGGACGTCACCAGCTCACCCTCAGCCATGGCCAACAACAAGCTGGAGAACGGGGTGGCCCAGCTGATCACGGCGGAGGCCTGGAACATCAACTCGGCTGACCTGATGAAGAAGGCCCTGTCCCCGCTGGTGACAGTCCCCACGCCCTCCATCCTCACGCCACCGGCCGAATCACAGAGCGGAGGGGTTGCCCTGAAGGTGGCGGCCACAGTGTTGCAGCCCATCTGCCTGGGGGACAGCCCCGTCGTCCTCCCCATCCACCTGCAGGTGGCCGGCAGCGCTGCCCCGCAGATGCCGGCTACCAACACCGCCACCCCCTACGTCATGACTACCCAGGGGCCCGTCCCACTGCCCGTCCTCCTGGAGCAGCACGTCTTCCAGCACCTGAACTCGCCGCTGGTGCTGCCCCCGGGGGCTGCCTGCCCCGCCAGCCCCCTGCACGCCGGCCTCTTCCccagcgccgccgcccccgtcgggcagccccagctcctggaCCCCAAGCCCTCCGGCCAAGCACAGGAGCCCGTCCTGCCCCCCGTCTTTCAGACACCGGGGTTCGCCGCCGTCCTTCAGGACCTGTTTCCCTCGCAGGGCACGCTCGGCTCTGCCCCCTGCCAGCCACCCCCCGACTACGCCGCGCTCCCTCCCCAGGCCTTCAGCTCGCCCCTCTCCCCGCTGGTGCCCCCCGCCACGCTGCTGGTGCCCTACCCCGTCATCGTGCCCCTGCCCGTCCCCGTCCCTATCCCCATCCCCGTCCCCATCCCCATGCCCCACGGCGCCGAGACCAAGGCGGCCCCTGACCCGCCCAAGCCGTCGCTGTTCACCCCACACTCCTGCAAGGGCACCCAAACCGCCCTAGAGAAGGAGGAGACGAAGCCCTTCGACCTCCTCCACCCACGGGAGTTTCCCCAGCTGAGCCGCCACACCGTCATCAAGATGGGCGGCGAGAACGAGGCGCTGGACCTCTCCATGAAAGGGCCGCCCGCGCCCCGGGCTGGCGAGGCCGctctgccgccgccgccgccacccgAGGACGGGGCCCTGGACCTGTCCCTCGCCTCCTGCCGCAAGCCTGGGGGGCCCCTCGGGGAGGTGGCCAGCACTGGCCCTGCCTCCGCCGCAGAGACCAGCGCCCACCCTGCGCCGGACAAGCTCgccggcccggccgccccctTCGCCCCTTGCAAGCCCCAGGAGGGTTCGGGCAAGACGGAGGGCAGGGCTGCGGGCGGCGGGCCGGCCGAGCTGCTGCGGCAGCCGCAGAAGTGGCTGGTGGAGCAGGCGGGCAGGGCGGGCTGCGAGCCCAAGGCCGGCAACAACATCGAGATCGTCAGCACCTCACAGACAGCCAAAGTCATCGTCTCCGTCAAGGACGCCGTGCCCACCATCTTCTGCGGCAAGATCAAGGGCCTGTCGGGGGTCTCCACCAAaaacttttccttcaaaaggGACCTGCCCCAGGACTCGGTGCTGCAGTGCTATGATGTGAAGAGCCCGCCCGAGCCCCGGGACAGCGCCGAGGCCCTCAGGAAACCCGTCAAAAACAGGAGCGTAAAGCTAAAGAAAATGAACTCGCCGGAGATACACATTCTTCCAATCAAGAAGCAACGGCTCGCTGCCTTTTTTCCAAGAAAGTAA